In Shouchella patagoniensis, the following are encoded in one genomic region:
- a CDS encoding redoxin domain-containing protein — protein sequence MALKLRSQMPELTGATEWLNGELSKEDLVGGKPTLIHFWSISCGLCKEAMPNVNEFRDQYNEQLNVIAVHMPRSEKDLDLDEIKKVAAEHGISQPIFVDSEHKLTDAFENEYVPAYYVFDAEGQLRHFQAGGGGMKMLTKRVNRVLGIKEEK from the coding sequence ATGGCTTTAAAACTACGTTCACAAATGCCTGAACTTACAGGTGCAACGGAGTGGCTCAACGGGGAACTCTCAAAAGAAGATTTAGTGGGAGGTAAGCCAACTCTTATTCATTTTTGGTCTATTAGTTGTGGATTATGCAAAGAGGCAATGCCAAATGTTAATGAATTCCGCGATCAGTATAACGAGCAATTAAATGTAATTGCTGTCCATATGCCTCGTTCTGAGAAGGATTTAGATCTTGATGAAATTAAAAAGGTAGCGGCAGAACATGGCATTAGTCAACCGATTTTTGTTGATAGTGAGCATAAATTAACGGATGCATTTGAAAATGAATATGTGCCAGCTTATTATGTTTTTGATGCAGAAGGTCAACTGCGCCACTTTCAAGCAGGTGGAGGCGGTATGAAAATGCTGACTAAACGGGTGAATCGAGTGCTTGGAATAAAAGAAGAAAAGTAA
- a CDS encoding peroxiredoxin: MTEKRMVGKQAPRFEMDAVLPNKEFGKVSLEENMKNDKWTVLFFYPMDFTFVCPTEITSLSDRFDEFEDLDAEVIGVSTDTIHTHKAWINTSRDDNGLGDLEYSLAADTNHSVAREYGVLIEDEGVALRGLFIISPEGELMYSVVNHNNIGRDVDETLRVLQALQTGGLCPANWKPGQATL; encoded by the coding sequence ATGACTGAAAAACGTATGGTAGGTAAGCAAGCTCCACGCTTTGAAATGGACGCTGTGCTTCCAAACAAAGAATTTGGTAAGGTAAGCCTAGAAGAAAATATGAAAAATGATAAATGGACAGTATTGTTCTTTTATCCAATGGATTTCACTTTTGTGTGTCCAACTGAAATTACATCTTTAAGTGATCGTTTTGATGAGTTTGAAGATCTTGATGCTGAAGTGATTGGTGTATCTACAGACACAATTCACACGCATAAAGCGTGGATTAATACGTCTCGTGACGATAACGGTCTTGGAGATTTAGAATATTCACTAGCGGCAGATACGAACCATTCTGTAGCTCGTGAGTATGGCGTTTTAATTGAAGATGAAGGTGTTGCGCTTCGTGGACTTTTCATCATTAGCCCAGAGGGCGAATTAATGTATTCTGTTGTTAACCATAACAACATTGGGCGTGACGTTGATGAGACACTTCGCGTACTTCAAGCGCTTCAAACGGGTGGATTGTGCCCGGCAAACTGGAAGCCTGGACAAGCTACACTTTAA
- a CDS encoding mechanosensitive ion channel family protein, with product MNVDFYSWLDHPIAQTVWQIILALIIFFLVRVAGRKMISKVFQKPRSSQTSQARLKTLEKLMLNVFSYVLFFIIAFNILESLGFHLGPLLAAAGVLGLAIGFGAQGLVSDVVTGFFLLLERQLEVGDYVTAGGVDGIVEELGFRTTLIRGFDGTLHYLPNRNILNVDNHSRGNMRALVDLTVPAGKKTEESIQVVQDALKHFSHPAIISGPEVVGVETDDMSTTVIRIIAKTGNMQQWDVERAIRKTIRTSYEEDQSEKEM from the coding sequence ATGAATGTTGATTTTTATAGTTGGTTAGATCACCCTATCGCTCAAACAGTCTGGCAAATCATTCTCGCTTTAATTATATTCTTTCTCGTTAGAGTTGCCGGTCGAAAAATGATTTCAAAAGTCTTTCAAAAACCACGCTCTAGTCAAACATCGCAAGCACGTCTGAAAACATTAGAAAAGTTAATGCTAAATGTGTTTTCCTATGTATTGTTTTTCATTATTGCTTTTAACATCTTAGAGTCGTTAGGCTTTCATTTAGGACCGCTATTAGCAGCTGCTGGGGTGCTTGGCCTTGCAATCGGTTTTGGTGCTCAAGGACTTGTCAGTGATGTTGTGACCGGATTCTTTTTATTACTTGAACGCCAGTTAGAGGTAGGCGATTATGTTACTGCTGGTGGGGTCGATGGGATCGTGGAAGAACTCGGGTTTCGGACAACCTTAATTCGTGGCTTTGATGGTACCCTTCATTATTTGCCTAATAGGAATATCTTGAATGTTGATAACCACTCACGTGGCAACATGCGTGCCCTAGTCGACCTTACCGTTCCGGCTGGTAAAAAAACAGAAGAATCGATCCAAGTGGTGCAAGACGCTTTAAAACACTTTTCACACCCAGCTATTATTTCTGGTCCAGAAGTTGTTGGTGTAGAAACAGATGATATGTCGACAACGGTTATTCGTATTATTGCTAAAACAGGGAACATGCAGCAATGGGATGTGGAAAGAGCAATCCGCAAAACCATCCGTACGTCTTATGAAGAAGATCAGTCTGAAAAAGAAATGTAA
- a CDS encoding YkuS family protein, with product MAKIGVQSGLSDVQQELQGMGYDVVQINNEEEGQGCDCCVVSGRDPDVAGMSPQGDMSIISADGLTAQEIGQRVQQTLQNQ from the coding sequence ATGGCGAAAATTGGGGTTCAGTCAGGTCTTTCTGATGTTCAACAAGAGTTGCAAGGAATGGGTTATGATGTCGTACAAATTAATAATGAAGAAGAAGGACAAGGTTGCGATTGTTGTGTTGTCTCTGGAAGAGATCCAGATGTTGCAGGAATGAGTCCACAGGGCGATATGAGTATTATTTCTGCTGATGGTCTGACCGCTCAAGAAATTGGACAACGTGTTCAACAGACTTTGCAAAATCAATAA
- a CDS encoding N-acetyldiaminopimelate deacetylase has protein sequence MNTLDSLSLRRNLHQIPEIGFQEVKTQQLLLEMIAEMNQTYLQVKTWRTGIFVRVEGKSTYTIAYRADMDGLPLNEKTDLPFKSTHQGAMHACGHDLHMAIAMGILSHFSEEQPDCTLLFIFQPAEEGPGGAKPILEEDALADWTPDEIYALHIDPNLPVGTISTKPGLLFANTSELFIDFKGQGGHAAYPHTANDMVVAAAHFVTQIQTIISRNIDPLDSAVVTIGVIAGGTKQNVIAEHARVEGTIRTLSINSMEKVKERIESLIKGLELGFQCTAKIDYGANYCEVYNDPKLTESFQSFTEKQENVSFVQAKEAMTGEDFGYFLREIPGMMFWLGVDSDFGLHDQRLNPKEEAMPLAITHMVSFLKNKKGN, from the coding sequence ATGAATACATTGGACTCCTTATCATTACGTCGTAACTTACATCAAATTCCGGAAATAGGATTCCAAGAAGTGAAAACACAACAGCTGCTTCTTGAAATGATTGCTGAAATGAATCAAACGTATTTGCAAGTTAAAACATGGAGAACTGGAATTTTTGTTAGAGTTGAAGGGAAATCGACGTATACGATTGCATATCGGGCAGATATGGATGGACTTCCTTTGAATGAAAAAACGGATCTCCCATTTAAATCAACACACCAAGGTGCTATGCATGCGTGCGGCCATGATCTCCATATGGCAATTGCGATGGGGATTCTTAGCCATTTTAGTGAAGAACAACCAGACTGTACTCTATTATTTATTTTTCAGCCTGCTGAAGAAGGACCAGGCGGAGCAAAACCAATTTTAGAGGAAGACGCATTAGCAGATTGGACTCCGGACGAAATCTATGCACTTCATATTGATCCGAATTTACCAGTAGGGACGATTTCAACAAAACCTGGATTGCTATTTGCGAATACATCTGAATTATTTATTGACTTTAAAGGGCAAGGTGGACATGCGGCATATCCACATACCGCTAATGACATGGTGGTGGCAGCTGCGCATTTTGTTACGCAAATACAGACGATTATATCAAGAAATATCGACCCTCTTGATTCTGCTGTTGTGACAATTGGCGTGATTGCAGGAGGTACAAAGCAAAATGTTATAGCGGAACACGCGCGAGTTGAAGGGACAATTCGAACACTTTCTATTAATTCAATGGAGAAAGTAAAAGAGAGAATTGAATCGTTAATAAAAGGGTTAGAATTAGGTTTTCAATGCACAGCAAAGATTGATTATGGTGCAAATTATTGTGAAGTTTATAACGATCCTAAGTTAACGGAATCATTTCAGTCTTTTACTGAAAAACAAGAAAACGTCTCTTTTGTACAAGCAAAAGAAGCGATGACTGGGGAAGATTTTGGCTATTTTTTGAGAGAGATTCCAGGTATGATGTTTTGGCTTGGTGTTGACAGCGACTTTGGACTTCATGATCAACGTTTAAACCCAAAAGAAGAGGCAATGCCGCTAGCTATTACACACATGGTCTCTTTTTTAAAAAATAAAAAAGGCAACTAG
- a CDS encoding aspartate aminotransferase family protein codes for MNWIERDNQAIMSTYGRLPLVVKEGQGNYLIDEEGNRYLDLITGLAVNVIGHSHPEITKTLVDQGSKFLHISNLYVNKPAVELAEELSNSTIGGKVFFANSGAEATEAVIKLVHKWSKANESKKGIVVLKQSFHGRTLGALKLTRQQGVYQDFPLHDLPVFEVEAENLEELEHVIQQHQPAALLMEPVLGSGGVVPLTETFINQAAVLSKEHGMLFCMDEIQTGMGRTGELFAYMHTDIKPDIILFAKGVGGGLPLGGLIVKPELNNLFLPGDHGTTFAPSPLSSALGLTVLNVLNTGVLEQSKNVAVVLHQQLAQVQMEFPDFLGSFRGKGMMIGLPTKLKPEEAKALQRTMINKGILIDITQKTIIRLLPPLTLTQQEANHFIQVFREAIKDVKRSLIS; via the coding sequence GTGAATTGGATTGAACGGGATAATCAAGCAATCATGTCAACATATGGACGTTTACCGCTTGTCGTGAAAGAAGGACAAGGAAATTATTTAATTGATGAGGAAGGTAATCGTTATTTGGACTTGATAACAGGTCTGGCTGTTAATGTTATTGGTCATTCTCATCCTGAAATAACAAAAACATTAGTGGATCAAGGAAGCAAATTCTTACATATTTCAAATTTATATGTAAACAAACCAGCTGTTGAATTAGCAGAAGAACTTAGTAATTCTACAATAGGAGGAAAAGTTTTTTTTGCAAACTCTGGAGCTGAAGCAACCGAGGCCGTTATAAAATTAGTTCATAAATGGAGTAAAGCAAATGAGAGCAAAAAAGGAATTGTTGTACTTAAACAAAGCTTTCATGGACGGACGCTTGGTGCATTAAAATTAACAAGACAACAAGGCGTATATCAAGATTTCCCTTTACATGATTTGCCCGTTTTTGAGGTAGAAGCTGAAAATCTTGAGGAATTGGAACATGTGATTCAACAACATCAACCAGCTGCTTTACTTATGGAACCAGTTCTAGGTTCTGGCGGTGTAGTGCCGTTGACGGAAACATTTATTAATCAAGCTGCCGTTTTAAGTAAAGAACATGGGATGCTTTTCTGTATGGATGAAATTCAAACAGGCATGGGACGTACAGGAGAATTGTTTGCATATATGCATACAGATATAAAACCAGATATTATTTTGTTTGCAAAAGGAGTTGGGGGAGGATTGCCTTTAGGAGGGCTCATCGTAAAACCTGAACTAAATAATCTTTTCTTACCAGGTGATCATGGAACAACCTTTGCTCCCTCTCCACTTAGTAGTGCCCTTGGGCTAACAGTATTAAACGTTTTAAATACAGGTGTATTGGAACAAAGTAAAAATGTAGCAGTTGTTCTGCATCAGCAGTTAGCTCAAGTGCAAATGGAATTTCCAGATTTCCTAGGTTCTTTTAGAGGAAAAGGGATGATGATTGGCCTCCCAACAAAACTTAAACCTGAAGAGGCAAAAGCCCTTCAGCGGACAATGATAAATAAAGGTATATTAATCGATATTACACAAAAAACAATCATAAGATTGCTTCCACCTCTTACGCTTACTCAGCAAGAAGCAAATCATTTTATTCAAGTTTTCCGCGAGGCAATAAAAGATGTAAAGAGGTCGTTAATATCATGA
- the dapD gene encoding 2,3,4,5-tetrahydropyridine-2,6-dicarboxylate N-acetyltransferase, whose amino-acid sequence MKMMDANEIIQFISKAEKKTPVKVHIKGQLDTLTFGESVQAFITGSVGVVFGDWDEIGPVLNENKAAIEDYVVENDRRYSAIPLLDLKGIEARIEPGAIIRDQVEIGKGAVIMMGASINIGAVIGEGTMIDMNAVLGGRATVGKNCHIGAGSVLAGVIEPPSASPVIIEDGVVVGANAVILEGVRVGAGAVVAAGAIVTEDVPENTVVAGTPARVIKEIDEKTKGKTEIKQELRRLNED is encoded by the coding sequence ATGAAAATGATGGATGCAAACGAGATTATTCAATTTATTTCTAAAGCTGAAAAGAAAACACCTGTAAAAGTACATATAAAAGGGCAGTTAGACACGTTAACTTTTGGTGAAAGTGTACAAGCGTTTATTACTGGTTCTGTAGGTGTTGTTTTTGGTGATTGGGATGAAATCGGACCTGTACTCAATGAAAATAAAGCTGCAATTGAAGATTATGTTGTAGAAAACGATCGTCGTTACTCAGCTATTCCACTTCTTGATTTAAAAGGAATTGAAGCGCGTATTGAGCCGGGTGCCATCATCCGTGATCAAGTAGAAATTGGAAAAGGCGCAGTCATAATGATGGGGGCAAGCATTAATATTGGAGCAGTTATCGGAGAAGGCACAATGATCGATATGAATGCGGTCCTTGGAGGGCGTGCAACAGTAGGGAAGAACTGCCATATTGGCGCGGGCTCTGTACTTGCTGGTGTAATTGAACCACCATCTGCTTCTCCTGTTATTATTGAAGATGGCGTAGTTGTTGGTGCAAATGCTGTTATTTTAGAGGGCGTTCGGGTTGGAGCAGGTGCTGTTGTTGCTGCTGGCGCGATTGTCACAGAGGATGTTCCTGAAAACACGGTAGTTGCAGGAACGCCTGCACGTGTGATAAAAGAAATAGATGAGAAAACAAAAGGAAAAACAGAGATCAAACAAGAACTTCGTCGTTTGAACGAAGATTGA
- a CDS encoding AEC family transporter — MVIFIQVVLPVCIVFVAGFLLQRAFMLDIRSISTLAIYIMTPCLVFRTFYVSPLDIEYAYMIVFALVLMFSLIFLTKCYARLRKLTVNEESGMILTTAFMNVGNYGTPIILFAYGEGAFVLAVSFMVLQSILMNLFGVYYAAKGRAPISGAIKAIFRMPATYATVIALCFNALSISVPANLFLTIDMIAEAAIPTVMLILGMQLAMIEWHGFKWERISAAVILRMVISPALAFIIVFFLPISDQLGKILIVSAAMPSAATIVMYAVQFDAQPKLVSTITLMTTLVSLFSITFIIWILG, encoded by the coding sequence ATGGTTATTTTTATTCAAGTTGTTTTACCTGTATGCATCGTTTTTGTTGCTGGTTTTTTACTTCAGCGAGCTTTTATGCTTGATATTCGTTCAATCTCAACTCTCGCCATATATATAATGACTCCTTGTTTGGTTTTTCGTACCTTTTATGTATCACCTTTAGATATTGAGTATGCTTATATGATTGTGTTTGCATTAGTGTTGATGTTTTCATTAATCTTCTTGACGAAGTGTTATGCACGATTGCGAAAGCTAACTGTGAATGAAGAAAGTGGCATGATTTTAACGACAGCTTTTATGAACGTCGGAAACTACGGGACACCCATTATCCTATTTGCCTATGGTGAAGGTGCATTCGTTCTTGCTGTTTCTTTTATGGTGTTGCAATCGATTCTTATGAATCTTTTTGGTGTCTATTATGCAGCAAAAGGAAGGGCCCCTATATCAGGGGCAATAAAAGCCATTTTTCGAATGCCGGCTACATATGCAACAGTTATAGCGCTTTGTTTTAATGCACTATCGATCTCAGTACCGGCAAATTTGTTTTTAACGATTGATATGATCGCTGAAGCTGCTATTCCTACAGTGATGTTAATTTTAGGAATGCAGTTGGCAATGATTGAATGGCATGGTTTTAAGTGGGAACGAATTAGTGCTGCCGTTATATTGCGTATGGTAATTTCCCCGGCGCTAGCTTTTATCATTGTTTTTTTTCTTCCTATCAGTGATCAATTAGGAAAGATATTAATTGTTTCTGCTGCCATGCCTAGTGCAGCTACTATAGTTATGTATGCTGTTCAATTTGATGCACAACCAAAATTAGTATCAACTATAACTTTAATGACTACATTGGTTAGTTTGTTTTCAATAACGTTTATTATTTGGATTTTAGGCTAG
- a CDS encoding mechanosensitive ion channel family protein, with protein MISLWEDTVASITTFRWMDLLIAIGIFFVFLVFRKLFTKYLFRIILGISRKTHATLLTQLLLSYERPLRALFVVIGAFVALSNFGVVVADSTILSNLFSASLVILGGWGLYNYVSTHGTFMAFTKQKLHLSDDHMLIPFISNILRFVVIALTSVTVLSSFGVDVNGFIAGLGLGGLAFALAAQETVANFFGGIVIITEKPFKKGDWISSASVEGTVEDITFRSTKIRTFADAVVVVPNKTLSNEAITNWSEMNMRRVNYSIGVGQETSRVELEHAVQEIRKLILSHSGVVSDTVMIYFDEFAESSYNIFIYYFTKTVSWSEWHEVKEEINFEILDILAKEGVSVLKPIVVFDQQEHEYQLEKSESN; from the coding sequence ATGATTTCATTGTGGGAAGATACAGTTGCGTCCATAACGACCTTTCGCTGGATGGATTTGCTTATCGCAATTGGTATTTTTTTCGTTTTTCTTGTTTTTCGCAAATTGTTTACAAAATACTTGTTTCGTATTATTTTAGGCATATCAAGAAAAACACATGCAACATTATTAACTCAGTTGCTCTTATCTTATGAGCGACCATTACGTGCACTATTTGTCGTAATTGGTGCTTTTGTAGCACTTTCAAACTTTGGTGTTGTTGTGGCGGACAGTACGATTTTAAGTAATCTTTTTTCAGCAAGTCTAGTCATCCTTGGAGGATGGGGACTGTACAATTACGTATCTACGCACGGCACATTTATGGCATTTACGAAGCAAAAATTACACCTAAGCGATGATCATATGTTGATTCCATTTATATCAAATATTCTTCGATTTGTTGTCATCGCCCTCACGTCCGTGACGGTGTTGTCTAGCTTTGGTGTAGATGTTAACGGGTTTATTGCTGGGCTTGGTCTTGGTGGATTAGCGTTTGCTTTAGCTGCACAGGAGACTGTAGCTAACTTCTTTGGTGGAATTGTTATCATAACAGAGAAGCCGTTTAAAAAAGGCGATTGGATTTCTTCTGCTTCTGTTGAGGGAACAGTTGAAGACATCACTTTTCGAAGTACTAAGATTAGAACCTTCGCGGATGCAGTTGTTGTTGTTCCAAACAAAACCCTTTCAAATGAAGCGATTACGAACTGGTCAGAGATGAATATGAGACGAGTTAATTATTCCATTGGGGTTGGACAAGAAACATCGAGAGTGGAACTGGAGCACGCCGTGCAAGAGATCCGTAAATTAATTTTAAGTCATTCAGGTGTAGTATCAGATACAGTAATGATTTATTTTGATGAATTTGCAGAGTCAAGTTACAATATTTTTATCTATTATTTCACAAAAACAGTGTCATGGTCAGAGTGGCATGAAGTGAAAGAGGAAATCAATTTTGAGATTTTAGATATTCTTGCTAAAGAAGGGGTTTCTGTTTTAAAACCAATTGTTGTTTTTGATCAACAGGAACATGAGTATCAATTAGAAAAATCTGAAAGCAACTAA
- a CDS encoding MATE family efflux transporter, which yields MYPTTSRKQKIRLMLAIIWPILVTQVGYTAINVVDTMMSGRAGTDDLAGVAIGSSLWMPIMAAVGGLLSVTPIIGQ from the coding sequence ATGTATCCAACCACATCAAGAAAACAGAAAATAAGATTAATGCTCGCCATTATATGGCCAATATTAGTTACTCAAGTTGGGTATACAGCTATAAATGTCGTTGACACAATGATGTCCGGCCGGGCCGGTACAGACGATCTTGCAGGAGTTGCAATTGGTTCAAGTCTGTGGATGCCGATTATGGCAGCTGTAGGCGGATTGCTTTCAGTCACCCCAATTATTGGACAATAA
- a CDS encoding MATE family efflux transporter has product MQTLYLSVALALIVLIMVFFVVDHILTFMNLQENVHAIAKHYLIDLSLGLIPFLHRQYFVTFLTHTVLLESL; this is encoded by the coding sequence ATGCAGACTCTTTACTTATCAGTGGCATTGGCTCTCATTGTTTTAATTATGGTTTTTTTTGTAGTTGACCATATCCTTACATTTATGAACTTACAAGAAAATGTCCATGCCATCGCAAAACACTACTTAATTGACCTGTCTTTAGGTTTAATTCCTTTTTTGCATCGACAGTACTTCGTTACTTTTTTGACGCACACGGTTTTACTCGAATCCCTATGA
- a CDS encoding MATE family efflux transporter, with protein MIIVVAIPFNLFLNYVFIFGNFGFPQLGGVGAGYTTAITYWIIFFVSIYFTFKIKKIRPYGLFRSWPKPLLPTWKSQLAIGVPIGLSIFFEASIFSIVTLFMGTMFSTVIIAAHQAAINFSSLLFMVPLSISLALTIFVAYEIGVHGVSIK; from the coding sequence ATGATCATTGTAGTTGCTATTCCTTTTAATCTGTTCCTGAATTATGTCTTTATTTTCGGCAACTTCGGTTTTCCACAACTTGGCGGTGTCGGTGCTGGTTATACGACTGCAATTACTTATTGGATTATTTTTTTTGTTAGTATTTATTTCACCTTCAAAATAAAGAAAATCCGTCCATACGGCCTATTTCGATCTTGGCCAAAACCGTTATTACCGACTTGGAAAAGTCAACTTGCAATTGGTGTTCCGATTGGACTCTCCATTTTCTTTGAAGCGAGCATCTTCTCCATCGTCACATTATTTATGGGTACGATGTTCTCAACGGTTATTATAGCTGCTCATCAAGCAGCAATTAATTTCTCTTCCCTTTTATTTATGGTACCTTTAAGTATCTCTCTTGCATTAACAATTTTTGTTGCTTATGAAATTGGTGTGCATGGCGTCTCCATAAAATAA
- a CDS encoding copper resistance CopC family protein, with protein sequence MKKQLSLLFVLTLAIMFPQIASAHSHYQSSTPGDEEEVSDVVTEISVTFDGSIATGDLTVWNEETDEEVEVDNVDIEDTSITAQLDEPLVNGTYRVDWENIGADTHAIDGSFSFTVEAPEDATPEDELTAEEDAANNAEESNDETTQSETVSETEETESGSTVLWISVILGALFIIGLIIFAISRNKKQ encoded by the coding sequence ATGAAAAAACAACTTAGTTTATTATTTGTTTTAACACTAGCTATCATGTTTCCGCAGATTGCATCTGCACATTCTCATTATCAATCATCTACTCCTGGGGATGAGGAAGAAGTCAGTGATGTTGTAACAGAAATTAGTGTGACGTTTGATGGCAGCATCGCAACCGGAGACTTAACTGTCTGGAATGAAGAAACAGACGAGGAAGTTGAAGTTGATAATGTAGATATTGAAGACACTTCAATTACAGCTCAGTTAGACGAACCACTTGTAAATGGAACGTACAGAGTTGATTGGGAGAATATTGGGGCTGACACGCACGCTATCGATGGTAGCTTTTCATTTACAGTAGAGGCACCAGAAGATGCAACACCAGAAGATGAACTCACCGCTGAAGAAGATGCAGCTAATAATGCAGAAGAAAGTAATGATGAGACCACTCAATCTGAAACAGTATCAGAGACTGAGGAAACCGAATCTGGCTCAACAGTTTTATGGATTTCTGTGATCCTTGGCGCTTTATTTATTATCGGCTTGATCATTTTCGCTATTTCACGTAACAAAAAACAATAA
- the ytvI gene encoding sporulation integral membrane protein YtvI, with protein sequence MLNKSIVKKIIVLLLVVAVGLFIYFNLSAFMPVLLALLTAMIFEPFVKFLKRKMKSERRLLPVTIVFLSFLLVSGLLLYISIRYLVESVYGWTLQVPQYAFEIQQFADEVIRNFQETLETIPQGSAIIAELERLSTTAVDATLGFTATVITTLASWLQSIPNLLFVALIYIITLFLFSLDLPRLLSNGFNLFKDETSQKLQFVFRRMGKVFLGYWKAQFILSIGVFIACYVSLLFIAPGPALIMSILIWVVDIIPLYVGPALILVPWGLVVIILGNTAMGVQLMILALVLLIIRRIIEPKVLGDSIGLNALPTVLSMYFGFVFFGVMGLILGPFVYIAIRSAKEAGLFRLTVQESPLTKDHS encoded by the coding sequence TTGTTAAACAAATCAATTGTTAAAAAGATCATTGTGCTGCTTTTAGTAGTTGCAGTGGGATTATTTATTTATTTTAACCTTTCGGCATTCATGCCTGTTTTATTGGCTTTGCTGACGGCAATGATTTTTGAGCCGTTCGTGAAGTTTTTGAAACGCAAAATGAAAAGCGAACGACGGTTACTGCCTGTCACCATCGTTTTTCTTTCTTTTTTATTAGTAAGCGGGCTTCTCTTATACATATCAATCCGCTATCTAGTAGAATCTGTATATGGCTGGACACTTCAGGTTCCCCAGTATGCATTCGAAATTCAACAGTTCGCAGATGAAGTGATCCGGAATTTCCAGGAAACGCTTGAAACAATTCCACAAGGTTCAGCGATCATTGCAGAGCTAGAGCGTCTATCAACAACTGCAGTAGATGCAACATTAGGCTTTACAGCAACTGTTATTACTACGCTTGCTTCTTGGTTGCAATCCATTCCTAATTTGTTATTTGTTGCGCTTATCTACATTATTACACTCTTTTTATTTAGTTTGGATTTACCTCGCCTATTATCAAATGGATTCAACTTATTCAAAGACGAAACATCACAAAAATTACAGTTTGTCTTCCGCAGAATGGGAAAAGTATTCTTAGGTTATTGGAAAGCGCAATTTATACTTAGTATCGGTGTATTCATTGCATGCTATGTAAGTCTCTTGTTTATTGCCCCAGGACCCGCATTAATTATGTCCATTCTCATATGGGTTGTAGATATCATCCCACTTTATGTCGGACCTGCGTTAATTCTAGTTCCATGGGGACTGGTTGTAATTATCCTTGGCAATACAGCAATGGGTGTACAGTTAATGATATTAGCGCTCGTCTTACTAATTATTCGAAGAATTATTGAACCTAAAGTACTTGGTGATTCAATTGGGTTAAATGCGTTACCAACTGTTTTATCAATGTATTTTGGCTTTGTCTTTTTTGGAGTGATGGGACTAATCCTTGGGCCATTTGTTTACATTGCCATTCGATCCGCAAAAGAAGCTGGACTTTTTAGGTTAACTGTTCAGGAAAGCCCACTGACAAAAGATCATTCATAA
- a CDS encoding SDR family oxidoreductase: MNVLVIGANGQIGKHLIQKIEQHTSHKARAMVRRREQKETFEELGVESVIGDLEGSIDDLVEVVQGCDAVVFTAGSGGHTGADKTVMIDLDGAIKSMEAAKKANVKRFVIVSAIGVHRRENWMESAPYYSAAKHYADGWLVDSGLDYTIIRPGGLTNDEGTRKVKVAEDLDRGKIPREDVANVILAVLEDDTTVGKSFDLTSGEHAVEEAIRLI, from the coding sequence ATGAATGTACTTGTAATAGGGGCAAATGGACAAATTGGAAAACATCTAATCCAAAAAATTGAGCAACATACATCACATAAAGCTCGAGCAATGGTTCGAAGAAGGGAACAGAAAGAAACATTTGAAGAATTAGGTGTGGAAAGTGTAATTGGCGATTTGGAAGGCTCTATAGATGATTTGGTTGAAGTAGTTCAAGGTTGTGACGCCGTTGTTTTTACGGCCGGATCTGGTGGACATACTGGAGCAGATAAAACAGTTATGATTGATTTAGATGGAGCAATCAAATCAATGGAAGCAGCAAAGAAAGCAAATGTGAAACGCTTTGTCATCGTAAGTGCTATTGGTGTGCACAGAAGAGAAAATTGGATGGAGAGCGCTCCCTATTATAGCGCAGCTAAACACTATGCAGATGGGTGGTTAGTGGACAGCGGACTTGATTATACAATCATTCGCCCAGGTGGGTTAACGAATGATGAAGGTACTAGAAAGGTAAAAGTTGCAGAGGATTTGGATAGAGGGAAGATACCTCGAGAAGACGTAGCAAATGTCATTTTAGCAGTCCTTGAGGATGATACAACAGTTGGAAAATCGTTTGACCTAACGAGTGGTGAACACGCTGTTGAAGAAGCAATACGTTTAATTTAA